A genomic segment from Bacillus cereus G9842 encodes:
- a CDS encoding Cof-type HAD-IIB family hydrolase codes for MEGEEDMIKLFVSDLDDTLVYDVNHMQKEDERALCWLAEKGTNICFASGRFTHRIDEVVKRFSFPYYTTGLNGATMLLPDGDLFHESSFENTVAQEIYRYIHKKGLADIVCANEQRYTKRKNEQHHNFEAYMGVHIAEIEALEEEFGKTVHPAKLFVFGEEEKIVTLDQELRDTFQGEAEVFISGKRYVDIMPRGVSKGSALKRLMDHLQIEANEVACIGDSFNDISMFEVTPHSFTLHHAHPYVKEKANHIVRSVEEAVMKLPLLV; via the coding sequence ATGGAAGGGGAAGAGGACATGATTAAATTATTTGTAAGTGATTTAGATGACACGCTCGTTTACGATGTGAATCATATGCAAAAAGAAGATGAACGTGCGCTGTGTTGGTTAGCTGAGAAAGGGACAAATATTTGTTTTGCCTCTGGCCGCTTTACACATAGAATTGATGAAGTTGTAAAAAGGTTTTCATTCCCATATTACACAACAGGCTTAAATGGAGCGACAATGTTACTTCCGGATGGGGATTTATTCCATGAATCGAGTTTTGAAAATACGGTTGCCCAGGAAATATATCGATATATACATAAAAAAGGACTAGCGGATATTGTTTGTGCAAATGAGCAGCGATATACAAAAAGGAAAAATGAACAACACCATAATTTTGAAGCGTATATGGGTGTGCATATCGCTGAAATTGAAGCGTTAGAAGAAGAGTTTGGTAAGACTGTGCACCCTGCAAAATTGTTTGTTTTTGGAGAAGAAGAGAAAATTGTGACGTTAGATCAAGAGCTACGAGATACGTTTCAAGGCGAAGCGGAAGTTTTTATATCAGGTAAACGCTATGTTGATATTATGCCAAGAGGCGTGAGTAAGGGTAGTGCTCTAAAGCGACTAATGGACCATTTGCAAATTGAAGCAAATGAAGTTGCTTGTATTGGAGATTCTTTCAATGATATTTCTATGTTTGAAGTAACCCCGCATTCATTTACTCTTCATCATGCCCATCCATATGTAAAGGAGAAAGCAAATCATATAGTGCGTTCGGTTGAAGAGGCTGTTATGAAATTACCGTTACTTGTATAA
- a CDS encoding DUF1002 domain-containing protein, protein MRTKLLALLLAVTVFMMPTASFADIIEGESIVTLGENLSEQQKQDLLKEMKAPKDATIITVSNAEEHKFLEGIVPKAQIGTRAISSSMITYTKPGSGLIVRSKNINWVTDAMYTNALITAGVKDAEIQINAPFKVSGTAALTGLMKAYETASNKQIPEEVKKVANEEMVQTAQLGDKIGEEKAVQLVAKIKEEIAKEQPKTTEDLRSLIKKIADQLGITLTDEQLDNLVSLFDKMKNLNIDWNQVGSQLNKAKEHVSAFLGSEEGQSFLDKVKDFFSSIIDFVKSLFK, encoded by the coding sequence GTGAGAACGAAATTATTAGCTCTGCTATTAGCTGTAACGGTATTTATGATGCCAACAGCTTCATTTGCAGACATCATCGAGGGAGAATCAATTGTTACACTAGGAGAGAACTTATCCGAACAACAAAAACAAGATCTGTTAAAAGAAATGAAAGCACCGAAAGATGCTACAATTATTACTGTATCTAATGCGGAAGAACATAAATTTCTAGAAGGCATTGTTCCAAAAGCACAAATTGGTACGAGAGCAATTTCTTCTTCTATGATTACATACACTAAACCAGGATCTGGTCTTATTGTACGATCAAAGAACATTAACTGGGTAACAGATGCAATGTACACTAACGCTTTGATTACAGCAGGTGTAAAAGATGCAGAAATTCAAATTAACGCACCTTTTAAAGTTTCAGGAACTGCAGCTTTAACTGGATTAATGAAAGCATATGAAACTGCGTCCAATAAACAAATTCCTGAAGAAGTTAAAAAAGTAGCGAATGAAGAAATGGTACAAACAGCCCAGCTTGGTGATAAAATTGGTGAAGAAAAAGCAGTTCAACTTGTTGCAAAAATTAAAGAAGAAATTGCAAAAGAACAGCCAAAAACAACAGAAGATTTACGTTCATTAATTAAAAAAATTGCTGATCAATTAGGCATTACATTAACAGATGAACAGTTAGATAACTTAGTATCGTTATTTGATAAAATGAAAAATCTTAATATCGATTGGAATCAAGTTGGTAGTCAATTAAACAAAGCAAAAGAACACGTTTCTGCCTTTTTAGGATCTGAAGAAGGACAAAGTTTTCTAGATAAAGTGAAAGATTTCTTCTCAAGTATCATTGATTTTGTTAAATCTTTATTCAAGTAA
- the spoVAF gene encoding spore germination protein SpoVAF, with amino-acid sequence MTKPKKVDIPISTFISDNENYLKQTVGLGVTYDVGIRKFQILNKEIGVLFVNGLCDTNYIIPILEEAVDTNEIRDVEEDTVKLLENRLIHQQVSKVKTMDEVMLQVLSGLIVIFVEGETEAFAIDVRSYPGRTPTEPDTEKVVRGARDGFVENIVVNTALIRRRIRDPRLRNEIIRVGDRSQTDICITYVQDVANPDLVKIIKQELNNIDVDGITMADKTVEEFVVKQSYNPFPLIRYTERPDVAANHLLEGHVLVLVDTSPSAMITPTTYFHHLQHAEEFRQNPAVGTFLRWVRFLGVIFSLFLLPFWLVFVFDPTLLPANLAFIGPTKMTHLPILLQVLMAEVGLEFLRMAAIHTPTPLSSAAGLISAILIGQIAIDVGLFVPEVILYVAVSMIGAYATPSYELGLGNKVGKLFVIILTGLFHEMGFVIGMTILILFLTSIKSLQTPYLWPFLPFDWGALTKILLRPTMSSLKVRPSIVRPQNVKRQK; translated from the coding sequence ATGACGAAGCCTAAAAAGGTGGATATCCCTATATCAACTTTCATAAGTGACAATGAAAATTATTTAAAGCAGACAGTTGGACTAGGCGTTACATACGATGTTGGCATTCGTAAATTTCAAATTTTGAATAAAGAAATTGGTGTGTTATTTGTAAACGGACTTTGTGATACAAATTATATTATCCCTATTTTAGAAGAAGCGGTGGATACAAATGAGATAAGGGATGTAGAAGAAGATACAGTGAAGCTTTTAGAGAATCGCTTAATCCATCAACAAGTAAGCAAAGTGAAAACGATGGATGAGGTAATGCTCCAAGTATTATCAGGACTCATTGTGATATTTGTGGAAGGTGAAACGGAAGCGTTCGCGATCGATGTTCGTAGTTATCCAGGGCGAACACCGACAGAACCAGATACCGAAAAGGTAGTACGCGGTGCGAGGGATGGGTTTGTTGAAAATATCGTTGTAAATACAGCATTAATTCGTAGAAGAATTCGAGATCCACGTCTTCGAAATGAAATTATTCGAGTAGGAGATAGATCACAAACGGATATTTGTATTACATACGTTCAAGATGTTGCAAATCCAGACTTAGTAAAGATTATAAAACAAGAATTAAATAACATCGATGTAGATGGAATTACGATGGCGGATAAAACAGTAGAAGAATTTGTTGTAAAGCAAAGCTATAACCCATTCCCACTTATTCGATATACAGAAAGGCCAGATGTAGCAGCAAATCATCTACTAGAAGGGCATGTGTTAGTGCTCGTTGACACATCACCAAGTGCTATGATTACACCGACAACATATTTTCATCATTTACAGCATGCGGAAGAATTTAGACAAAATCCAGCTGTCGGTACATTTTTACGCTGGGTGCGCTTTTTAGGTGTTATATTCTCGTTATTTTTATTACCATTTTGGCTAGTGTTTGTATTTGATCCAACTCTTTTGCCAGCAAATCTTGCTTTTATTGGACCGACTAAGATGACGCATTTACCAATTTTATTACAGGTGTTAATGGCAGAGGTCGGACTTGAGTTTTTAAGGATGGCAGCCATTCATACTCCAACGCCGTTATCGTCTGCAGCAGGGTTGATTTCCGCTATATTAATTGGTCAAATTGCAATTGATGTAGGTTTGTTTGTGCCAGAAGTAATTTTGTATGTAGCGGTTTCGATGATTGGTGCATATGCAACACCGAGTTATGAATTAGGATTAGGGAATAAGGTTGGGAAATTGTTTGTTATTATTTTAACAGGTCTCTTCCATGAGATGGGATTTGTAATTGGTATGACGATATTAATTTTATTTTTAACGTCTATAAAAAGTTTACAAACACCTTATTTATGGCCGTTTTTACCATTTGATTGGGGCGCGTTAACAAAAATTTTACTCCGTCCAACAATGTCTAGTTTAAAAGTACGACCAAGTATTGTAAGACCTCAAAATGTAAAAAGACAAAAATAA
- a CDS encoding stage V sporulation protein AE, which translates to MRRRVVLVTDGDEYAKRTIELLTKEFGGRCISASQSNPTKLTGKKVVELIMQTPYDPVFVMFDDSGFIGEGSGEKALKYVATHKQIDVLGILAVASNTHHWEWARVDVSVDRNGNLTEYGVDKFGLPDGEIGRISGDTIYCLDDLNVPVIVGVGDIGKMCGNDEWERGSPITRKAIQLILERSGFYDEA; encoded by the coding sequence ATGAGACGAAGGGTTGTTTTGGTCACAGATGGAGATGAATATGCAAAGCGGACAATTGAGCTTTTAACAAAGGAATTTGGGGGAAGGTGTATTTCAGCATCACAAAGTAATCCAACCAAATTGACAGGGAAAAAAGTTGTTGAGCTTATTATGCAAACGCCATATGACCCTGTATTTGTCATGTTTGATGACAGTGGATTTATTGGAGAAGGATCTGGTGAGAAGGCTTTAAAATATGTGGCTACCCATAAACAAATTGATGTGCTCGGAATTTTAGCAGTAGCGTCTAATACGCATCATTGGGAATGGGCACGTGTAGATGTAAGTGTAGATCGGAATGGGAATTTAACCGAATACGGTGTTGATAAATTTGGACTTCCAGATGGTGAAATTGGCAGGATTAGTGGAGATACAATATATTGCTTAGACGATTTAAATGTTCCTGTCATTGTTGGAGTTGGTGATATTGGTAAAATGTGCGGGAATGATGAATGGGAGAGAGGGTCACCTATTACTAGAAAAGCGATTCAATTAATTTTGGAAAGGAGTGGTTTTTATGACGAAGCCTAA
- the spoVAE gene encoding stage V sporulation protein AE, with product MDFIYAFLVGGAICVIGQLLLDFAKLTPAHLMATFVVIGAILDGFGLYDKLIKFAGAGATVPITSFGHSLLHGAMHAAEKHGYLGIGIGMFSLTSAGISAAILFSFFIALICKPKG from the coding sequence GTGGATTTTATATATGCATTTCTTGTAGGTGGAGCTATTTGTGTAATTGGGCAACTATTGTTAGATTTCGCAAAGTTAACACCAGCTCATTTAATGGCAACTTTTGTAGTCATCGGAGCAATTTTAGATGGATTTGGATTGTACGATAAACTAATAAAGTTTGCAGGTGCTGGAGCAACAGTCCCTATTACAAGTTTTGGACATTCACTATTGCACGGAGCAATGCATGCAGCAGAAAAACATGGATATTTAGGAATTGGTATTGGCATGTTTAGTTTAACGTCTGCGGGCATTTCCGCAGCGATATTGTTTTCGTTTTTTATAGCACTTATATGTAAACCGAAAGGATAA